Proteins from one Vicugna pacos chromosome 25, VicPac4, whole genome shotgun sequence genomic window:
- the LOC116277050 gene encoding olfactory receptor 2AK2-like, whose protein sequence is MKTGNQTVETDFTLLGLFQYGPMDSFLFIAIAILFSVALMGNITLILFIRLDPRLHTPVYFLLSQLSFIDMMYISTTVPKMAVNFLSNSKTITFLGCEIQTFVFTVLGGTEVLLLGFMSYDRYVAICHPLRYPVLMSKRICCFVVMCVWASCSVNSLIHTVYVFQLPFCPSRLINHFFCEVPSLLPLVCQHTSQYEHTILLSSLIILLLPFTAIVASYACVLSVVFQMSSGKGQTKAISTCSSHLLVASLFYMTTLSTYTMPHSIHSPEQDKVVAVFYTMITPLLNPFIYSLRNKDVIGALRRLIGLCIFVQKI, encoded by the coding sequence atgaaaacaggaaatcaaacGGTTGAAACAGATTTTACACTTCTCGGTCTTTTCCAGTATGGTCCAATGGACTCTTTCCTCTTCATTGCCATCGCCATCCTGTTTTCAGTGGCTCTGATGGGGAACATCACACTGATTCTTTTCATTCGACTGGACCCCAGACTCCACACTCCAGTGTACTTTCTCCTCAGTCAGCTCTCGTTCATCGACATGATGTACATCTCCACCACTGTGCCCAAGATGGCAGTTAACTTTCTGTCCAATAGTAAGACCATCACTTTTCTAGGCTGTGAGATTCAGACATTTGTGTTCACGGTCCTTGGCGGAACTGAAGTCCTTCTTCTTGGGTTCATGTCTTATGatcgctacgtggccatctgtcATCCTTTACGTTACCCTGTGCTCATGAGCAAGAGGATCTGTTGCTTCGTGGTCATGTGTGTGTGGGCCAGTTGTTCTGTCAACTCTTTAATACATACGGTGTATGTATTTCAACTTCCCTTCTGTCCATCTCGACTCATCAACCACTTCTTCTGTGAAGTCCCATCCCTGTTGCCATTGGTGTGTCAGCACACTTCTCAGTATGAACATACGATCCTCCTGAGCAGCCTTATTATTCTGTTGTTACCATTCACGGCCATTGTGGCTTCCTATGCCTGTGTGCTCTCTGTGGTTTTCCAGATGAGTTCAGGGAAAGGACAGACAAAAGCGATCTCCACTTGTTCCTCTCACCTGCTTGTGGCAAGTCTGTTCTACATGACCACTCTCTCCACTTATACAATGCCACACTCCATACATTCCCCTGAACAGGATAAGGTGGTAGCAGTGTTTTACACCATGATCACACCTCTTCTGAACCCATTTATCTACAGCCTGAGGAATAAAGATGTCATCGGGGCCTTGAGGAGACTGATAGGACTATGTATATTCGTACAGAAAATTTGA